The proteins below come from a single Iocasia fonsfrigidae genomic window:
- a CDS encoding BsuPI-related putative proteinase inhibitor, whose amino-acid sequence MKQGIIYRGVMMGLITCFLIIAILFAFNDNLGAAGDNDYITLQPHIIDGQEMFQLKELAAQYQWLLGYNAESRSIYINTRGEQLSFSLEEGIIDGNPLPVAPVIYQGRTYLSIEAVRTVLQTVLTEDLPSMIGGLYTDADNYSEGEIITTHLRLYNIAQESVFLNFGSGQSYDLALLQNDEEVWRWSEGRFFTMALIRRELESGNKLVYDVEIEEEIKPGEYTLVGEIATVENRLVLNQIGIEISAE is encoded by the coding sequence ATGAAACAAGGGATTATTTACAGGGGTGTTATGATGGGACTAATAACCTGTTTTCTTATTATTGCTATTCTGTTTGCTTTTAATGATAATCTTGGTGCAGCAGGGGATAATGATTATATCACTTTACAACCGCATATTATTGATGGTCAGGAGATGTTTCAACTGAAAGAACTGGCTGCTCAATATCAATGGCTTTTAGGATATAATGCTGAAAGTAGGAGTATTTATATCAATACCAGGGGAGAACAGCTGAGTTTTTCTCTTGAAGAAGGGATTATTGACGGAAATCCATTGCCAGTAGCTCCAGTAATCTATCAGGGGAGGACTTATTTGAGTATAGAAGCAGTGAGGACTGTTTTGCAGACAGTTCTGACTGAAGATCTGCCCTCTATGATAGGTGGACTTTATACAGATGCTGATAATTATAGTGAAGGAGAGATTATTACAACCCATCTTAGATTATATAATATCGCTCAGGAGAGTGTTTTTCTGAACTTCGGTTCTGGGCAGAGCTATGACCTTGCTTTACTACAAAATGATGAAGAAGTCTGGCGCTGGTCTGAGGGGAGATTCTTTACTATGGCCCTTATCCGCAGAGAACTGGAGTCTGGTAATAAACTGGTTTATGATGTTGAAATTGAAGAGGAGATTAAGCCTGGTGAGTATACCTTAGTGGGGGAGATAGCTACTGTTGAAAATAGGCTGGTTCTTAATCAGATTGGAATTGAGATTAGTGCTGAGTAA
- a CDS encoding radical SAM protein yields MENSKIKTILIDGYLDEPSCLGVPPYISPHIRYTYGALLAVGIKEKNLSYYTIDTLRNDWAGYLNILEEADLVIVIAGTTVPGHYLGGKPISLKEIQDLSRKLYYPQKVLGGPVTLVKKEIPGYDHICGELASLDLYQLLSSKTIDKAEISRHIANWAVKGAALTRKHPFYPNLVCEIETFRGCPRPTHCAFCSEGLKKTNYQRKAEEIIKEVKALAKCGNHYYRLGCQTDLLLFNAVRDSNSLIPNPEALNRLYAGIREADPSLKVLHLDNINPANISNYEKESRAILKTIIKYNTPGDIAAFGLESADPLVLKKNKIESDTSTTFKAVEILNEIGGIRKKGVPRLLPGINLLHGLTGERPETMELNYRFLKKIYEAGLMLRRINIRQVVTMGRYPAVKIEQQRFKEYKERINREINQPMLKRVFPRGIVLNNVLTETNRGKLTYGRQLGSYPILIGIPGELKLHEFITVRVIDHGYRSITALPWPFEIKKASPAQLSAIPGIGKKRANKIFIKQPNSLSELAQLLDPGFPLDDWQDWFIF; encoded by the coding sequence ATGGAAAATAGTAAAATCAAAACTATACTAATAGACGGCTACCTGGATGAACCTTCCTGTTTAGGGGTACCCCCTTATATTTCACCACATATCCGCTATACCTATGGGGCCCTATTAGCAGTCGGTATTAAAGAAAAAAACCTCAGCTACTATACCATAGATACCCTGCGAAACGACTGGGCCGGGTACCTGAATATACTTGAAGAGGCTGACCTGGTAATAGTCATTGCCGGAACTACAGTCCCCGGACATTACCTTGGTGGAAAACCCATCTCCTTGAAAGAAATTCAGGACTTATCCCGAAAACTGTATTATCCCCAGAAAGTCCTGGGAGGTCCTGTCACACTTGTCAAAAAAGAAATACCAGGTTATGACCATATCTGTGGAGAACTGGCCAGCCTGGACCTCTATCAATTACTTAGTTCTAAAACTATTGACAAAGCTGAAATCAGTAGGCATATAGCAAACTGGGCAGTCAAAGGGGCAGCCCTGACCAGAAAACACCCCTTTTATCCCAATCTAGTCTGCGAAATCGAGACCTTCAGAGGATGTCCGCGCCCTACACACTGTGCTTTCTGTAGTGAGGGTTTAAAAAAAACAAACTATCAAAGAAAAGCGGAAGAGATAATCAAAGAAGTAAAAGCTCTAGCCAAATGCGGCAACCATTATTACCGTTTGGGCTGCCAGACCGACCTCCTGCTCTTTAATGCAGTACGGGACAGCAATAGTCTAATCCCCAATCCAGAGGCACTAAATAGACTCTATGCAGGAATAAGGGAGGCTGATCCCAGTCTAAAAGTATTACACCTGGATAATATCAACCCAGCCAATATAAGTAATTATGAAAAGGAAAGCAGGGCAATCTTAAAGACTATCATCAAATACAATACCCCTGGTGATATTGCTGCCTTTGGTCTGGAATCTGCTGACCCCCTTGTCCTGAAAAAAAACAAGATTGAATCAGATACCAGTACAACCTTTAAAGCCGTTGAAATACTAAACGAAATTGGCGGGATACGAAAGAAGGGGGTTCCCAGATTATTACCGGGGATCAACCTCCTCCACGGCTTAACTGGTGAAAGGCCGGAGACCATGGAGCTAAATTATAGATTTCTTAAGAAAATATATGAGGCAGGGTTGATGTTAAGGAGAATAAACATTAGACAGGTAGTTACTATGGGTAGATACCCTGCTGTTAAAATAGAACAACAGAGATTTAAGGAGTATAAGGAAAGGATAAACAGGGAAATAAATCAGCCTATGTTAAAAAGGGTTTTCCCCAGGGGAATAGTATTAAACAATGTCCTCACTGAAACCAACAGAGGGAAACTGACCTATGGGAGACAACTTGGTAGTTATCCCATTCTAATCGGTATACCAGGAGAACTCAAGCTGCATGAATTTATTACCGTCAGGGTCATTGACCACGGCTACCGTTCTATTACAGCTCTACCCTGGCCCTTTGAAATTAAAAAAGCCAGCCCGGCACAGCTGTCTGCTATACCAGGCATCGGCAAAAAAAGAGCCAATAAAATCTTTATCAAGCAGCCTAACAGCCTTAGTGAACTCGCTCAACTCCTAGATCCAGGATTCCCACTTGATGACTGGCAGGACTGGTTCATATTTTAA